From the Halobacterium zhouii genome, the window CTGCACGCAACGAGCGAGGACGCCGAGGCCATGGCGGATGCTGGCGTCGTGCCCGTTCTGCTTCCGGGAACCGCGTTCTCGCTGGGGGAGTCCTACGCGGACCCACAGCAGTTCCAGAACGCAGGGGCGCCGGTCGCGCTCGCAACGGACCTGAACCCGAACTGCTACAGTCAGAGCATGGGATTCGCCGTCGCGCTCGCGTGCAACGGCATGCGGATGGCCCCAGCGGACGCACTCCTCGGGGCGACGCGCAACGCCGCGCTCGCACTCGACCGCGACGACGGCACCGGCACGCTCGTCGAAGGTTCTTCCGCAGACCTCGCGATCGTAGACGGCCCGAGCCACGTCCACGTTCCGTACAATTTCGGCGTGAACAGCGTCGACACCGTGCTCAAGGACGGAGCGGTCGTCGCACGCGGCGGCGCCGTCGCGGACGAGGACACTGTCGCCGACGGAGGTGATGTACGTGACTGAGGCGGTCGTCGTCGATGGCCAGACGCTGACGCCCGAAGGCGTCGAAGCGGTCGCACGCCGGGACGTACCAGTCGAAATTGCCGAGGATGCCCGCGAGGACGTGCGGCGGTCCCGCGAGCGCGTCGAGGACGTGCTGGACTCCGGCGAAGCGGTGTACGGCGTGAACACCGGGTTCGGCCAGTTGGTCGACCAGCAGATTTCTCGCGAGGACCTCGAAGCCCTGCAGACGAACTTGATCCGGAGTCACGCGGCGGGCCAGGGCCGCGAACTCGAACGTGAGGAAGTTCGAGCACTCGTCCTCACTCGCCTCAACGCACTCGTCAAGGGATACTCGGGGATTCGGGAGACTGTCGTGGACCTGCTCCGAGACCTGCTGAACGAGGGCGTCCACCCGGTTGTCAGGTCCCGGGGGAGCCTCGGCGCGAGCGGCGACCTCGCACCGCTGGCGCACATGAGCCTCGTGCTGCTGGGGGAGGGAGCGGCCGACGTCGGAGGTGAGCGATTGCCGGGCGACGAGGCGCTCTCGCGCGCTGGTCTCGAACCCGTGACGCTCGTGCCGAAGGAGGGACTCGCGCTCATCAACGGCACCCAGTTGACGACCGGGATGGCGGCGCTCGCGCTTCTCGACGGCGAACGCGCGCTCCGCGCCGCCGACGCCGCCGGTGCGCTCACGACGGAGGTGACGATGTCCACGACCGCGAACTGCGACCCGTCTATCCACCGCGTTCGCCCGCACGACGGGCAGGCGGCGAGCGCGCGGAACGTCAACGCGCTCACCGAGGATTCGGGAATCGTGGAGTCTCACCGGAACTGCGACCGCGTGCAGGACGCGTACTCGATTCGCTGTCTGCCCCAGGTCCACGGCGCGGTCCGCGACGCGCTCACACATCTCCGCGAGGCCGTGGAGACGGAGTTGAACAGCGCGACGGACAACCCGCTGGTCTTCGACGCGGAGAGCGCAGACCCACGCGCCAGCGGCACAGAGAACGCCGCGGTGCTGTCGGGCGGGAACTTCCACGGCGAACCGCTCGCGCTCCGCCTCGACTACGCCACGAGTGCGCTCACCGAACTCGCCGCCATCAGCGAGCGCCGCACCGACCGCATGCTCAACCCGAACATCCAAGAGGAATACCTGCCGCCGTTCCTCGCGCCCGAGAGCGGCCTCCACTCGGGGCTGATGATTCCCCAGTACACTGCCGCGTCGCTCGTCAACGACCTGCGCTCGCTTGGCACCCCCGCGACCGACAACACGCCCGTCTCGGGCGGACAGGAAGACCACGTCAGCATGAGCGCGGGGTCCGCGTACGGGTTCCGCGAGGCCGCCGCGAAGACCGCGAGCGTGGTCGGCGTCGAGTTGCTCTGTGGCGCGCAGGCCAGCGAGTTCCTCGACGACGACCTCGACCACGCCGCCGGCACGCGAGCGGTGTACGACCTGGTTCGGGACGTGTCGCCGCCGGTCGAGCAGGACCGATCGCTTTCGGCGGAGATGGACGCCATCGCGGACCTCGTTCGGGAGGGACTCGTGGACGAAGCGGTCGAGCACGCGCTCGGGAAGCCACTGGAGTAGCTCGCCGGCCGCGCTGGATTTGTCCGCGTACCCCCGGAAGGCACTTGGTCGACTGTCCACCGTTCTCGAACATGGTCGACGTACGCCGCGTGCCGCCTGCGGATTTCGACGCCGTCTACCGACTGCTCTG encodes:
- the hutH gene encoding histidine ammonia-lyase, producing the protein MYVTEAVVVDGQTLTPEGVEAVARRDVPVEIAEDAREDVRRSRERVEDVLDSGEAVYGVNTGFGQLVDQQISREDLEALQTNLIRSHAAGQGRELEREEVRALVLTRLNALVKGYSGIRETVVDLLRDLLNEGVHPVVRSRGSLGASGDLAPLAHMSLVLLGEGAADVGGERLPGDEALSRAGLEPVTLVPKEGLALINGTQLTTGMAALALLDGERALRAADAAGALTTEVTMSTTANCDPSIHRVRPHDGQAASARNVNALTEDSGIVESHRNCDRVQDAYSIRCLPQVHGAVRDALTHLREAVETELNSATDNPLVFDAESADPRASGTENAAVLSGGNFHGEPLALRLDYATSALTELAAISERRTDRMLNPNIQEEYLPPFLAPESGLHSGLMIPQYTAASLVNDLRSLGTPATDNTPVSGGQEDHVSMSAGSAYGFREAAAKTASVVGVELLCGAQASEFLDDDLDHAAGTRAVYDLVRDVSPPVEQDRSLSAEMDAIADLVREGLVDEAVEHALGKPLE